Part of the Notamacropus eugenii isolate mMacEug1 chromosome 5, mMacEug1.pri_v2, whole genome shotgun sequence genome is shown below.
CCATGCTGAAAAGGCTTTAAATATGATCCTGGCAATAAAACATTCATCAACTTTCCAAAGTGCAGAGAAGCGCCAAATGCAGAGAAACTTATCGATATCTGCTTGTGTATGAAAACTTTGGCCCTAGCAATGCACAAAGCAAATAATCAAAAAACCATAAAATGTCCTTCAAACATACAGAGGCTCTCCCATTTCTGCAACAATATTTGCATCATGGCAGAAAAGCAGTCAGAAGGCAATGAGGTTTCCACAGTTTTTAGACTACTTTGAACATTACTATGGTGGTTAATGCTCTAAACAGGAGGTACTTGTCTAGTCACTAATAAATGGACATACTACTCTAGGAAATGAATCATGTAATTCTTGATATTCTTaatgtaaataaaagaaaaaaaactctgaaGTTATAGTTAAGTGGCAAAATGGCTCAATAGTTCTCCCTAGAGAGGAAAGTAAAGGAAGTGGCAGAATTGGTTTATAAAAACCATTTCATTTCATGAACTATTTGGTCATCTCATATTGCAATATTCATGAAAGAGactaccatgaaaataattgcagcttATGTAAAAACTTCAGTTGCAGACAATAAAGAGGGAGAGGAATTGTTCGTAGGTTGTGATATATAGCAAAAGTAGGCATAGCGGGgtgtggaagaaggagaaagtttTGGAAAATATGGTTTTTCAAGAAGCAGCGACAACCAGTGGAACATAAAACAATTTCTCTAAACCTCATCAatcttttcaaaatgattttatatGGGAGGGGCGGAGCAGCTAGAaggtgaaatgaatgaatagagCAATGGTCCTAGTGTCAACAGAACTTGTggtttctcccgttcattttaattcttctatgcaaaatgactaatatgaaaatgtgcttaataaaaatgtataggTAGAATCTATGCAAGATCACATGCCGTCTTGGggatagaggaagagaaaatatgaaacttatggaagtgattgttgaaaactgaaaagaaataaattaataataaaaatttaatttacatgttgattaaaattaaaaattgaatgtaaaaaaagaaaactacagggggaaaaataaaataagcaaaagagataaaaaattacTAAAGTGGAAGAAAGTGAATACCAGAAtggcagaataaaaacaaaaggaaattatattaaaGGAACATATAGCAAGTTTCTCCCTCCCCTCAGATCATGAGTACATGCATTTCTTGGGTTTATTGTACACTTAAAAAATAGTTGGACTTCTGGATCTTGATTCCCTTGTCTGATCAACTTTTCCATATTTTAACCAAGATTTTTCAAAGTCATGATTATTGTTTTATAGTATAAGATATTATAATGCTATTCCCCCTTCTAtcctactttttaaattttttctcttgaGACCATTGACCTTTTGCTCCATACCATTTGCAAATAGAGATAATTTTACCTCATCCTTACCTATTTCCACTCTctcaatatttttctcttttctatagaTTATATTTCTAGAATTATAGTGAATCATAGCAGCCACAATGGACACCTATGTTTTGCTCTTGGTGTTACTGGGAACATTTTTAGGGcatctccattacaaataatattaACTCATTCACCTCCCAGTTTTGTTCCTAACTTCCCCTGGACTTCAAAACCATTTCTCCCGCTGCTTCATCTTGGAACTTCAATCGGTGCCTGGGGTCTCCTCTTCTTGGAACAGCTTCCCATCCCCATGGCCCATTCACCATGGAATATCCCTGTGTAGGGCCCCCCATTTTTCTCATTGATGACTTGCTTCTGGAGTCTCCATTTTGTGGAGGGACCAAGGTTGGCCTCTTCTTATTATTCTACCCCATCCCACCCTTTTTTTTTGGTGCCCTTTTGTCGTGATGTCTTCCTCAAATataatttaagctccttgaggacaggaaggtagcattctttttgcctttctatttgtatctccagaacttagaaTAAAACCtggcatttgttaaatgcttaataaatgctcattttcttccttcagtatTCTTGGTTTAGATAATGTTTATCATATTAATGAAAGGTTCATTTATTTCCATGGTTTTAGTGGGGTTCTTTTACATGAATGAGAATTGTGTTTTGTAAGAATTTATAGTCTTCCAGATGTTGAACCATTCCTACATGTTTAGTTATTAATCCAACATGGTCATCATGAATCATATAGTAGACACATTGAAATGTAGAAAACAGTTTGCTTCAGTGATCTGACAAGCTATAAAGAATTGCAACGTTTTCCCATGGAATAGTGAAAAGTGTGATGTTTATGAAAACCTTGATAAAATGTTTCCCACCTGGTTCATACTTGCAGATAAAATTGTGCTTCATATTGCATCTGTCATCATTCCACTGGTAAAGGTAAGGACCCCCAAGCCCAGGATTGGCAGTTGGTTGATGATACATCACAACACAAGCTTCACTTCCACAGGAAGGCTCATCAGTATACCAGTTTCTAAAAGTATACATCACTGTAagtattttaaagaatattaCCCACAGAAATTATAATGATATTTTCTACCTTTACAAGTAATCTGCTTTCCCCTTAAAGATTAAGCATTAAAGTAATAACCAATGCATTCAGCATCCACACCTACCGATACTGGGAACTGCTTCCATCAGACCACTTGTAGAGGTTTGGACAAGCACCTGACGTCTGTCCCTCTCCATTTCTCCAAAGTCCAATCCAGAAGTCACCATCAGAAATGCCTGTGTCTGGCTTAGTGAGGTTTTGTAACATGCTTTCTATTAACTTCTGTTCTGTTTCACTTTCAAGACTGAGAAGAGCTCCACCATCACTTTCACAAGCTTGGCGAGCCTCCTGGAATCCCACTCGACTTGACAAATCCTGAAAATAGGCTATTTTGTAACAGGGATGTTTGAAGTCTGCAAAACACACCTTCTGACCTGAAAGACAGGAAGGCAAGGTGattaatgataaaatataaattgcaaatacatatatatatgcaaaatatatatagaCATGTCTATATGTCATTGAACCAAAGATAAACACTCTCCAAAGcttaaccatttttaaaaatctattttatggtTTTATTTAATTGCTTTTTCTCCAAAATGGTCTCTTTGAATATTCATATTGATGCCGTCTAACGTGCATTTAAAAACTGCATCTTTTTTAATGATATCATGATGCAGTTCAttcagttactattattatcagaTCAGTGAAAGTAGCTACACGTCAACCTAATGGAAAGAGACATGAATTAAAATCTTGAAGCTATTAGACAATAAAACATTGGAATagaagacaggagagagaatTCTGGACCAGCCAAGTCATTATGAAAACATGCCATTAGCATTTACTGAAAATCTATAGACTCTAATACAGGTTTTCTGTCTATACAAAACCACCAAATTTCATTTTCCTACAAATGACTACTTCATCTTTACTTGGACAACAATTGCAATCAATCACATGCTCCAGACTAGAAACTCTAAAGCTGAACTTGAAAAACTTGGGGTCAAGTGTTTTTCATGGAAAAGCGATAATTTTGTGAGGGAAGAACGGAGTGGAGGTACTTTTCTTAGATGACTGCTAAGCAATAAAGTATGAAAGAATAGTTTCTATAACACCTTATTTAGCCGAACGTTATCAATAAGAGATTTCTGATTCTTCAGAAAGGAAGTAGGATCAACTATGCCTTGACTTAGCAAACTATTTTAATGGTGTCgcataaagagaataaatacttatttagcATAAATTAGAATAAACTACTTGAGTAGCCACAAATACTTtgaaaacaaacatttctcaacatgTTGATGctaaattatttcttctatctTCTCCTAGAAATTAATGTCAGTCTGGTTTATTACTAAATACATTGAAAACAGTAGAAATGCTTTTATAAAAATcttccatttattattttcacTGTTTCATACAGGATTTTCATGGAAATAATGTGAATTATTGAGTTTTACTATATATTTGAACAGGAATGGGGAATGTAACCAAACATATAGAAAGCTATCCACAAATACTCCACACAGAACTATGGCAGGCTGGAAATTAGTAGgttaaataatatatttgtaaaggAATATTGAGAATGTGGtcaattttcttggatcattttaaTTATCATCTGAATTAGAGACCTTTGTACATACAAGTATATATCTCTGAAACTTCTAGCCAGCATTAAATCTcaagaaaagagatttttaagtGTACTCATTTGACATCAATTATCATTTAGTTCAAAGATAACACCTAAATCATAAATCAGACTCAAAGTATGTCTAAAAAACTTTTAGGGAAACAcaaaatttggttaaaaaaagataGGCAAATACTTCAAAAGTTATTACTAATAGGAAACATGCCAAATATAGCATAGTTCAACTGAAACAGGAAACTTCACTTCTTTCAGTCTACAATATTTGAAATCTCAAAATAATTAGTATTTTAGTCCATGTGACACTTTTAATACCTTAGTATCTTATTCATCTTCTAACATTTACTTGAAAGAAAATGtcattgaatttttaaattgGAAAATAGTGCTACAAGAAGTGAATTGCCTTGTAAAAGCTACTATCAGGAATAAAGTCCAGAAATGAAGTCTTCTAAAAGCAAAATGTATTGCATCAAGGAAGCAAATCAATAGTTATTAACAATAGTAATTTAATAGCAACAAATAATGTACATAATgaacatgaaaatgaaaataaaacaacactgtaggttttgggggagagggttACAAAATCCAGCTAAAACCAAGTAAAGAATTCAGtgattcattcattaaaaaatcaTACATCTAATAAGTGCCCACTCTGTATAAAATGTTCAAATTTAATTAAGAGTTCCATGAGGAGAGGAAGAATTACCTGAATTGATGAGCTAATTACAATTTTTAGTGTAATCTAGTATTAATATGTCAACTTATCATATTAACTTAGTGACACCTTATTAAACACGCACCACCCAATTAACCCATAGAAGCTAAAATGTGTTTCCAAAATATCTAAATATACTCATTGGTACAAGCTGGAAGTATGTTGTCTATCTTTAACTGAAGGTAATTGTGAAAATTTAGCAGATTTCAATATTAAGAATACAATTTTGGTTTCCTAATATCGATACCCAATATTCTTTCTTGGCTGAAGTATTTTGTTCCAATTTCATTAATTGCTGATTAGAAAATGTCACATGAAGATTACATGAGGATTTCATAGAACATAAACATTTACCAAATAAGGGAATGagtaatatattattaaaatgtaattgtaacACCTTCTTGAGAAATGCCCTAAAAGATAGTCCTGTACTGGGTATTATATACGTAAAGAGGAATATGGCTCCTGATTGTTTGAAAGAATGCTAAGAGTGATGTTGTGCATCTGTTTAAGGGACTTAATTTAGTTGGCTGGAGACATAACATGACTGAAGAACCTCCAATAAGGTGGTTGAGAGAGAGATCTTTACTATAGTCAAATCCTCTAAGATGTGCATATATGTGGGAGCTGACTCCCTCACATTTCTTGACCTCCATCCAACTCAAGTGACTGATAAGGGAGGACCTCCCCTGAATGAGAttgttctctctctttgtttAAGCTGACATCCTACCTTACCCTGAGATGAAGAGCTCATTTACTCAAATAAACTTAGATAATGTGTATGCACTTATGTGTgtttctatacacacatatatacatacacacatatatacatagagagagagagagagttaccCTGAATCCAACTTAACCTGTTTTCTTGAGATGCAATATTTTCCAGAATCACTGGACCTAAAGTATGCAGGAGGCCCTTAACATGTCAAAGGTGAAGCCCCTCCCTGAGCTGACATAATTAATCTTAGAATCCCTGTTCTTGGGAGTCAAACTAGGGGCCAGTCAATTTGCACCAGACTGAGAAACTGTGTAGCTGGGACTCTTGCAAATAAgcagatcatcatatcatcatagTGTAGCACAGactatttttgtccttttattattgttaatattttatacttttatccTTTTacacttttattaaggggatttgttctgtggagtttggattcaaagggctgcacttgagaacctagagggctacacatagacttgaggccacaggttctccatccctgatcTAGCAGTTCCCTAGGCAAAAGAATGCTGTTTTTTGCCATCCTACTTATTCAtgttccccctctctttcttttaccctactaggataaaaataaaataaataaataaatgaaacaataaaaataaattaaatagaataaaaataatataatcccCTTCAGGAAAGGAATaatcctttccccacccctactgttcccttcctcctctcatgCCACCCCCAGTTGGGAGGGGACTGCTTTCCACTCTTCCTCCCACTTTGTTGCAACTCATAAATATACAAACTTCTGCTTGGATTGTGAATTCCTCAGAAGTATATAGGAGTTCCACATGCACATTCATTTTTCTTGTAATAAATGCAGTTTCAAGACATGTCTCCTAAGTCATGATTTCTGGTTAACAATATTTATTCTAATTTGTAGAATTTATCCAATTTCTGTTTATTATTTTGCTTAAACAGTCATATTCAATATTCACTATTTTTATAGacttttttgtaaatagtatatAGGACATAATATGTTTTCAACTATGCCCGACtctcatttggggtcttcttggcagagataatggagtggtttgccagcttattttacagatgatgaaactgaggcaaacggtgacttgcctagggtcacagtaagtgtctgagacagatttaaactcatgaagataaatctttctggttctaagcccagtgctctatccactgtgccacctaatttattcccttccttccccctctttttcttctcttaacatGGAGCTTTAGTCTTTAACTATACAATATTTGGAAAGAAGTCATGCTCCCTCATACAGGCTACAAGATTCCTATTAGTTTTTCCTGCTTCCAAGATCTAAAACAACCATCTCATCAGAAGACAAACGTAGCAATCTGAACATCAATCTGTGAAAGGATATTATTTTCCTGGGTCAAGGATGAGAACACAGTCCCTTTTATGTGGATACTTTATTTATAAACtcaaagctttatttttttttaaatgagagcaGGCAAAAGACTAGGCACCAAGGCATTTTTGACAAAAATCAGAGTCCAGCCGAGCTAAAAAGTGTGTATTAaatgctactatgtgccagactctatgTAACTGCtaggaataccaaaaaaaaaacaacttaaagcctagtt
Proteins encoded:
- the CHODL gene encoding chondrolectin, giving the protein MNGMLSILLGAMLLWGQGGFSRRVVSGQKVCFADFKHPCYKIAYFQDLSSRVGFQEARQACESDGGALLSLESETEQKLIESMLQNLTKPDTGISDGDFWIGLWRNGEGQTSGACPNLYKWSDGSSSQYRNWYTDEPSCGSEACVVMYHQPTANPGLGGPYLYQWNDDRCNMKHNFICKYEPENFPAIATEKPFEASKPEDPYHIVVTETGIIPNLIYVIIPTIPLLLLILVAFGTCCFQMLHKSKGRTKTSPNQSTLWISKNNKKEGIMEI